A window of Phycisphaeraceae bacterium genomic DNA:
ATCCGAAGACGATCGTCGCTGCACCAAAACCGGCAACCGCCCAGAGCAGAGCCTTACCGGCACTTTTCATCGGCGGGCGACGAGCGATATACAGACCCATTACCAGTGCACCGATGGCTGGTGCCGCCCGCATCCACCCAAAGCCGACCTTACCCACATTTAGAATATCTTTGGCATAGATGGGCAAAAGCGCAATGGCTGCACCGAACAGCACAGCGAATAAATCAAGCGTGATCGCAGCAAGAACGATCTTCGTCTTCCAGACAAACTTCGTTCCGGCGACCAGCGACTCCATGGACATCGCTGCGGACTTACCAACAAATGGCCGAGGTTTAATCGCCAGAATCGCGTAGAAAAGAAACATGATCGCGCAGAAATCGAGCACGTAAACGATCGTCGTACTTTTTGCCAGCGCGATCAGCGCACCCGCAAGAGAAGGCCCCGCCACACTCGAAATCTGCCAACCCGCACTGCTCCAGGTCACCGCATTACTGAAATCTTCTCGCGGGACCAGTTGCGGCATGAAGGATTGTCGAGCCGGTGACTGGAACGCACGACCGATTCCGCTGCAGAACAGACAGGCATAAATCATCCACACCGGCCATTGGAAATGCGAGACCATCGCCAGTGAGAGCGTCGCCAGCCCCAGAAACAACTCAGCCGTCAGCAATACACGCCGGCGGTCGTGATGATCGGCGACGTGCCCCGCGGGTAGTGTCAATGCAAAGACCGGCACCACTTGCACGAGACCCACCAGTCCCAGTGACAGCGCGCTGCCGGTAAGGTTATAGAGGTCCCATGCGACAGCCGTGGTCTGCATATTCAGACCGATATTTGCGATGACCGTACCGGCCAGATACAGCCGGTAGTCGCGCCAGCGCATAGCGGCGTACGGGTCGTGCTTTACCTCTTTGCCCGAACCAGATTGATCAGAAGACTCCCCCACCTTAGCGCACGCCCTCGCTGACCGGCTCGAGCTTCACATCATCGATCAGCACCGTCGCGCCGGCGGGGACTTCGATCTGTGCATCCAGTGTCGCTGTGGGGATATTCATGGTTTTGATTTCACATTCAATCCGCGTCCACTGATCCGTCACGCTGAACGTCTTGTGATTGTCCGCAGGCAATCCGCCGTCAAACCGAAGCGTGATCGCACAGGGCTTGTCCGACTTGACCCATGCGGTAAACCGATGAGTCTGATCTGCTGCGAAATAGAGCGGATAGAGTCTGTTCTTTCCCGTTGACAGCTTGTACGACTGCTTGCCCGCCTTCGCGTCGGTGCTGGGCACGATGTTCATGAAAGCGTGCCGCCTCGACCAATCCACGCCGTCTTCTTCAAAATCACCCCACATCGATGCGCCGTTGTACGTCAATTCACCTCCCGACGGCGGCTTGACGATGCGAAGAATCGGCGTCGAACTGCGGAAGTGGTCGCTGTCAACCACCGCGCCGCTGATCAGATACGGACGACTCGACGGCGGCAGGACGACGCTCGCCGTGTTGCCTTCGATCTGCGCCGGCAAGGTCAGCCAATACCGTGAGAGCCAATTGCCTTCGTCTCCCGGACTGAGAATCAAGTCTGCCGATACCACCTTGCGTGTACCTTTGAATGTCCAAGTCGCGACCTGACCGCCATCGCGCTCCTCGATATTGATAGGTGACACCTCACAAAAGGCGGGAGCACCTTTGAGGTAAATATCAAGAAACACAAAGACCTGCTCGTCTCCCTCAGAGGGCAGACCGTGTGCCCAGTTTGGAAAGAGCGTCAGATGCTTTGGACCCGCAGCTGCTGCGTAACTCTTCATCACAGACGGCATCCAGTAAAACATGTCAGCGGTGCCTGTGAACCACCCGATTGGTGTTTTTCGATGCGCCAATCGCGGCCCTGGATCAAGCGTAGCCATCCACTGCTTGACTGCTTCCTGGCTGGGAAAGCCCTGCTTGCCCGGATAACCCCACCATGCGTTACCCAGATCAAGGAACCCGCAGCCGAACATTGCCGAGCCAACCTTTAGCCGTGGATCGATGCCGACCATCAAAGTTGTATAAAACCCTCCCCACGAACTGCCGCACATGCCGATCTTGTTTCGATCTACTTCCGGCCGTGATTCGAGATAGCTCACCGCCTTAAGCATCGCTACCGCCCCGTGATAAATCGGCGCGGTCCTGGGATCATTAGCGGAGGAGAGACCGCTATTGATCAGATAGCCGCCTGTCGAACGATACCCCTTGATAGGGAAATCAATGCACAGTGCTGCATATCCTCGCTTGGCGCCGAGGATCGGAAAATAGTCGCTCGCTTGAGCCAGCCCTCCCTGATTCCAGATAAACGCAGGCAGAGCTTTTGCGCCTTTGGGATATGCAAATATCCCGAAAATATCGACGCTGGTTGAGCCATCCATTTCAGAATGGAACTGCACCTCTTCCACCATCACGCCGTCTTTTTCGTAAGGCCCTTTGAGCACCTTGGCATTGAGCGGCGTGGAAGTAATAGCGTTGAGATCAAAGACCGGATCCTTGAAATCCTCAGCCTGTGCTAAGGACGCGATCAGACACAAGGCAACCAACGCGAACAATATCCATCTCATGAGTAGCTCCATACCCGAAGAATGGGCTGGATCATCATAGAAACCAGCAGCCCGACGAGAAATTCCTGACGGTTTGAAGATCAAAGCGCATAACCGCATTGGTGCGAACCGGCGGGGTATTCCACCTAATCTTCAACAGGATGCGTCGTTATGACCTTGGGTTGACTTTTACCGCAACGATCGTGGTGTCATCAATCGCCGGTTTTAGTCCGATGAAACGGCGCATTTCCCAAAGCAGGTGATTGACTGCCTCCTGAGCTGGCGCTTTTTCAGTATCGCGCATCGCCTTGAGGATTCGCGTCCTGCCGAATTTTTCATTGTTGAAGTTCTGCGCGTCTGTCAGACCATCTGTGTAAAAGAGCAGGAAGTCACCCGGTTCAAGCTGAACGATGCTCTTTTCGTAAGTCTGCTCTCTGTCAATACCGACAACCGTACCGCCGACATCGAGTCGTGTGAATCGACCATCGCGCAAAAGCAACGGCGGCTCGTGGCCGGCATTGCAATAGGTCATTCTTCGCGTAGAAGGATCGAGGACACCATAAAAGAGCGTGGCAAACTCATCGCTGCGGGTGTCGCGGGAAAGGGAGATGTTCACGCGCGAAATAATTTCGTCGATGTCATACACATCCTGCGCATACGCCCGCAGACTCGCCCGCACACTGGCCATCAGCAGACTGGCAGCGATACCCTTGCCCACTACATCGCACACTGCCACACCCAGATGACCGTCGAGGT
This region includes:
- a CDS encoding MFS transporter gives rise to the protein MRWRDYRLYLAGTVIANIGLNMQTTAVAWDLYNLTGSALSLGLVGLVQVVPVFALTLPAGHVADHHDRRRVLLTAELFLGLATLSLAMVSHFQWPVWMIYACLFCSGIGRAFQSPARQSFMPQLVPREDFSNAVTWSSAGWQISSVAGPSLAGALIALAKSTTIVYVLDFCAIMFLFYAILAIKPRPFVGKSAAMSMESLVAGTKFVWKTKIVLAAITLDLFAVLFGAAIALLPIYAKDILNVGKVGFGWMRAAPAIGALVMGLYIARRPPMKSAGKALLWAVAGFGAATIVFGFSRWYWLSLLMLMLTGVFDNISVVIRHTLVQMMTPDEMRGRVSAVNSLFIGLSNELGDFESGFAAWYFITSLGMGTERGATAAVVTGGIGTLIVVIATAAIWPEVRRFGALPGGSR